One genomic segment of Salinigranum rubrum includes these proteins:
- a CDS encoding nuclear transport factor 2 family protein, with product MSARETVLDYYEALRRGEPLEAYFAERPDVVKVGVFSRTVGFDAIAEALREQTRTTEAWTVESQDLRVEEPQGDEPGWFTDRVDLAWRDTERETSYAFETRWSGVLEPRGDGDAREWVFATMHVSAPHQPATDAR from the coding sequence ATGAGCGCTCGGGAGACCGTCCTCGACTACTACGAGGCACTCCGTCGTGGGGAGCCGCTGGAGGCGTACTTCGCGGAGCGGCCGGACGTCGTCAAGGTGGGTGTGTTCTCACGAACCGTCGGGTTCGACGCGATTGCCGAAGCCCTCCGCGAACAGACCCGAACGACGGAGGCGTGGACCGTCGAGAGCCAGGACCTCCGCGTGGAAGAGCCCCAGGGAGACGAACCGGGATGGTTCACCGACCGGGTGGACCTCGCGTGGCGCGACACGGAGCGGGAGACGTCGTACGCGTTCGAGACGCGGTGGAGCGGCGTGCTCGAACCCCGCGGTGACGGTGACGCCCGCGAGTGGGTGTTCGCCACCATGCACGTCTCCGCACCCCACCAGCCCGCGACGGACGCCCGATAA
- a CDS encoding zinc-dependent metalloprotease produces the protein MNLYRSVRAVAESTGDGSGAIDWDAVAEAAQASVEPGSLSLTPAEREGYATDVRDARRRLRSVGEVEFEVPPTIEIQNRHHWIDANIETFERVMRPIEEHGTTVLPGVTRVVNTGTMAFVLSFLAKHVLGQYDPLLLADGDEDHGLYFVHPNIVRVSELLDVDYPRFRRWIAFHEVAHAAEFGAAPWLSGHLESRMERGLDALAAGDLDREAFSDLDVAMTAVEGYAELLMDRAFDDEYADLRAKLDARRQGGGPLARLVRRLLGLGLKRRQYERGARFFRVVADARGVGAASRVWDRPENLPTSAELDDPSRWLRRVDP, from the coding sequence ATGAACCTGTACCGGAGCGTCCGGGCGGTCGCCGAGTCCACCGGCGACGGCTCCGGAGCGATCGATTGGGACGCGGTCGCCGAGGCGGCGCAGGCCTCCGTCGAACCGGGGTCGCTCTCTCTGACACCGGCGGAGCGCGAGGGGTACGCCACCGACGTGCGGGACGCCCGACGACGACTTCGCTCGGTCGGCGAAGTCGAGTTCGAGGTCCCCCCGACCATCGAGATTCAGAACCGTCACCACTGGATCGACGCCAACATCGAGACGTTCGAGCGGGTGATGCGCCCCATCGAGGAGCACGGAACGACGGTCCTGCCCGGGGTGACCCGCGTCGTCAACACCGGGACGATGGCGTTCGTCCTCTCGTTCCTCGCGAAGCACGTCCTCGGGCAGTACGACCCGCTCCTCCTCGCCGACGGCGACGAGGACCACGGCCTCTATTTCGTCCACCCGAACATCGTCCGCGTTTCGGAACTCTTAGACGTCGACTACCCTCGCTTCCGCCGGTGGATCGCGTTCCACGAGGTGGCCCACGCCGCCGAGTTCGGCGCCGCGCCGTGGCTCTCCGGGCACCTCGAGAGCCGGATGGAACGCGGTCTCGACGCCCTCGCCGCGGGCGATCTCGACCGGGAGGCGTTCTCGGACCTCGACGTGGCGATGACCGCCGTGGAGGGCTACGCCGAACTCCTGATGGACCGGGCGTTCGACGACGAGTACGCGGACCTTCGCGCCAAACTCGACGCCCGGAGACAGGGCGGCGGCCCGCTCGCCCGACTGGTCCGTCGGCTCCTCGGCCTCGGTCTGAAGCGCCGACAGTACGAGCGCGGTGCCCGATTCTTCCGCGTGGTCGCCGATGCTCGTGGCGTCGGGGCCGCCAGCCGGGTGTGGGACCGCCCCGAGAACCTCCCGACCAGCGCCGAACTCGACGACCCCTCCCGGTGGCTCCGCCGCGTCGACCCGTAG